One genomic segment of Bacteroides caccae includes these proteins:
- the ruvX gene encoding Holliday junction resolvase RuvX: MSRIVAIDYGRKRTGIAVSDTMQLIANGLTTVPTHELLNFIGDYIAKEPVERIIVGLPRQMNNEVSENMKNIEPFVRSLKKRFPDIPVEYVDERFTSVLAHRTMQEAGLKKKDRQNKALVDEISATIILQTYLESKRF; this comes from the coding sequence ATGAGCAGGATAGTAGCAATAGATTATGGAAGAAAGCGTACGGGGATAGCTGTCAGCGATACGATGCAGTTGATTGCCAATGGCCTGACAACAGTGCCGACGCATGAACTTCTGAATTTTATCGGTGATTATATCGCAAAAGAGCCGGTAGAACGGATCATTGTCGGTTTACCCAGGCAAATGAACAATGAGGTTTCGGAAAATATGAAAAACATAGAACCCTTTGTTCGTTCATTGAAAAAACGCTTCCCGGATATTCCGGTTGAATATGTGGATGAACGTTTCACATCGGTTCTGGCGCATCGCACAATGCAGGAAGCAGGGCTGAAGAAAAAAGATCGCCAGAATAAAGCGTTGGTGGATGAAATAAGTGCGACTATTATTTTGCAAACATATTTGGAGAGTAAACGTTTTTAG
- a CDS encoding tetratricopeptide repeat protein yields the protein MIKKILTVLMLFPILVCAQINTDRVMTIARNALYFEDYVLSIQYFNQVINAKPYLYEPYFFRALAKLNLEDFQGAEADCDAAIQRNPFVVGAYQIRGLARIRQSKFDGAIEDYQKALHYDPENITLWHNLTLSHIQKKDYDSAKEDLENLLKVSPRYTRAYLMRGEVSLQQKDTIAALNDFNKALELDKYDPDAWAARAIVKLQQSKYGEAESDFDRAIHLSAKNAGNYINRALARFHQNNLRGAMSDYDLALDIDPNNFIGHYNRGLLRARVGDDNRAIEDFDFVIKMEPDNMMAIFNRGLLRAQTGDYRGAIQDYSTVINQHPNFLAGYYQRAEARKKIGDRKGAEQDEFKLLKAQLDKQNGVTNKDVAQNQNPDQDSEGDDKDRTRKKSDKNMNNYRKIVIADDSEAEQRYTSDYRGRVQDKNVNITLEPMFALTYYEKMSDVKRSVNFHKYVEELNRSGVLPKRLRITNMEAPLTEEQVKFHFALIDTHTSAIVDDEKNASKRFARAIDFYLVQDFSSAVSDLTQTILLDGDFFPAYFMRALIRCKQLEYQKAEQTADTDVPGDNARKEITAVDYEVVRKDLDKVINLAPDFVYAYYNRANVSAMLKDYRSAIADYNKAIELNPDFADAYFNRGLTHIFLGNNKLGISDLSKAGELGIVSAYNVIKRFTDQTE from the coding sequence ATGATTAAAAAAATACTAACAGTTTTAATGCTGTTCCCCATATTGGTGTGTGCTCAGATAAATACGGACCGGGTGATGACCATAGCCCGGAACGCTCTTTATTTTGAGGACTATGTACTTTCTATCCAGTACTTTAACCAGGTGATTAATGCTAAGCCTTATCTGTATGAACCTTATTTCTTCAGAGCACTGGCCAAGCTGAATCTGGAAGATTTTCAGGGAGCGGAAGCGGATTGTGACGCGGCTATTCAACGTAATCCGTTTGTGGTTGGTGCTTATCAGATTCGTGGTCTGGCGAGAATCCGGCAGAGTAAATTTGACGGTGCTATTGAAGACTATCAGAAAGCGCTGCATTATGATCCGGAGAACATTACTTTGTGGCATAATCTGACATTATCACATATTCAGAAGAAAGATTATGATTCGGCAAAAGAAGATTTGGAGAATTTGCTGAAAGTATCTCCGCGTTATACTCGCGCTTACCTGATGAGAGGAGAGGTCTCTTTACAGCAAAAAGACACTATTGCCGCATTGAATGATTTCAATAAAGCTCTTGAACTGGATAAATACGATCCGGACGCATGGGCAGCAAGAGCGATCGTCAAGTTGCAACAGTCAAAATACGGGGAAGCGGAATCTGATTTCGATCGTGCTATTCATTTGAGTGCTAAGAATGCTGGGAATTATATTAATCGCGCATTGGCCAGATTTCATCAGAATAACCTGAGGGGAGCCATGAGCGATTATGACTTGGCATTGGATATTGATCCGAATAATTTTATCGGGCACTATAACCGTGGTTTGTTGCGTGCAAGGGTAGGAGATGATAACCGTGCTATTGAAGATTTCGACTTTGTTATAAAAATGGAGCCGGATAATATGATGGCAATCTTTAATCGTGGTCTGCTTCGTGCACAGACGGGAGATTATCGTGGAGCTATACAGGATTATTCAACTGTTATCAACCAACACCCGAATTTCCTTGCCGGATATTATCAGCGTGCTGAAGCCCGAAAGAAAATAGGGGACCGGAAGGGTGCTGAACAGGATGAATTTAAACTCTTGAAGGCTCAACTGGATAAACAGAACGGAGTGACGAATAAAGATGTAGCCCAAAACCAGAATCCGGATCAGGACAGTGAAGGGGATGATAAAGATAGAACCCGTAAGAAATCAGATAAGAATATGAATAACTATCGGAAGATAGTGATAGCTGATGATTCTGAAGCTGAACAGCGCTATACAAGTGATTATCGTGGACGTGTGCAGGATAAGAATGTGAATATTACACTGGAGCCTATGTTCGCTTTGACTTATTATGAGAAGATGAGTGATGTGAAACGGTCGGTGAATTTCCACAAATATGTGGAAGAGCTGAATCGCTCGGGTGTACTTCCAAAGCGTCTTCGTATTACGAATATGGAAGCTCCGTTGACAGAAGAACAAGTGAAATTCCATTTTGCTTTGATTGATACGCATACATCAGCTATCGTGGATGATGAGAAGAATGCTTCAAAACGTTTTGCCCGTGCAATTGATTTTTATTTGGTACAGGATTTCTCAAGTGCAGTTTCCGATTTGACACAGACAATCTTGTTGGACGGTGATTTCTTCCCTGCATATTTTATGCGTGCGCTTATCCGTTGCAAGCAGTTGGAATATCAGAAGGCTGAACAAACTGCCGATACAGATGTTCCTGGTGATAATGCACGTAAAGAGATAACTGCGGTAGATTATGAGGTGGTAAGAAAAGATTTGGATAAGGTGATTAATCTTGCTCCGGATTTTGTTTATGCATATTATAATCGTGCCAATGTGTCTGCCATGCTGAAGGATTATCGGTCGGCTATTGCAGATTATAATAAGGCTATTGAACTGAATCCTGATTTTGCTGACGCTTATTTCAACCGCGGACTTACTCATATCTTCTTGGGTAATAATAAACTGGGTATTTCTGATTTGAGCAAAGCCGGAGAATTGGGTATCGTTTCCGCTTATAATGTAATCAAACGTTTTACAGATCAAACGGAATAA
- a CDS encoding sulfotransferase family protein has protein sequence MGLLEFNKLPINTLVGADWKTFKAITAGREIDAAYKGKYRLTKAVCRLLSPLASLQDKRYEKLLANQPLEHDPVFILGHWRSGTTFVHNVFSCDKHFGYNTTYQTVFPHLMMWGQPFFKKNMSWLMPDKRPTDNMELAVDLPQEEEFALANMMPYTYYNFWFLPKYQQEYADKYLLFDNISDAELKVFEEVFTKLIKVSLWNTHGTQFLSKNPPHTGRVRELVKMFPNAKFIYLMRNPYTVFESTRSFFTNTIQPLKLQDIGNEQLEENILSIYAKLYHKYESDKQFIPEGNLREVKFEDFEADAMGMTEDIYKSLSIPGFAEARGDIEKYVGGKKGYKKNKYKYDDRTIRLVEENWGFALKQWDYNL, from the coding sequence ATGGGATTACTCGAATTTAATAAACTTCCGATCAATACATTGGTAGGTGCCGACTGGAAAACTTTTAAAGCAATTACTGCCGGTCGTGAAATTGATGCAGCCTATAAGGGTAAGTACCGATTGACAAAGGCTGTATGCCGATTGCTTTCTCCATTGGCCTCATTGCAGGACAAACGTTATGAGAAGTTGTTGGCGAATCAACCGCTGGAGCATGATCCGGTGTTTATTTTGGGGCACTGGCGGAGCGGAACTACTTTTGTGCATAATGTATTCTCCTGTGATAAGCATTTTGGCTATAATACGACCTATCAGACCGTGTTTCCTCATTTGATGATGTGGGGACAGCCTTTCTTCAAGAAGAATATGAGTTGGCTGATGCCGGATAAACGTCCGACGGACAACATGGAGCTGGCAGTAGACCTGCCGCAGGAAGAAGAATTTGCACTGGCAAACATGATGCCTTATACTTATTATAATTTTTGGTTCTTGCCGAAATATCAACAGGAATATGCTGACAAGTATCTGTTGTTTGACAATATCTCGGATGCGGAGTTGAAGGTGTTTGAAGAAGTATTTACGAAGTTGATAAAGGTTTCTTTGTGGAATACTCATGGTACGCAATTCCTTAGCAAGAATCCGCCTCATACCGGTAGAGTGAGGGAACTGGTGAAAATGTTCCCGAATGCTAAGTTTATTTATCTGATGCGCAATCCGTATACGGTATTTGAATCTACACGCAGTTTCTTTACAAATACGATCCAACCGTTAAAATTGCAGGATATCGGAAATGAACAATTAGAGGAAAATATCCTTTCTATCTATGCGAAACTCTATCATAAATATGAATCGGACAAGCAGTTTATTCCTGAGGGTAATCTGAGGGAAGTGAAGTTTGAGGATTTCGAAGCCGATGCAATGGGAATGACGGAGGATATTTATAAGTCACTCTCTATTCCCGGATTTGCCGAAGCGCGTGGAGATATTGAAAAATATGTCGGCGGTAAGAAAGGATATAAAAAGAATAAATATAAATATGATGACCGGACAATTCGATTGGTAGAAGAAAACTGGGGTTTTGCTTTGAAACAATGGGATTATAATTTATAA
- the rpmI gene encoding 50S ribosomal protein L35 encodes MPKMKTNSGSKKRFTLTGTGKIKRKHAFHSHILTKKTKKRKRNLCYSTTVDTTNVSQVKELLAMK; translated from the coding sequence ATGCCAAAGATGAAGACTAACTCCGGTTCTAAAAAAAGGTTTACCCTTACCGGAACAGGTAAAATCAAAAGAAAGCACGCTTTTCACAGTCACATTTTGACTAAGAAAACCAAAAAGAGAAAAAGAAATCTGTGCTACTCTACAACTGTTGATACAACAAATGTAAGCCAGGTTAAGGAACTCTTAGCAATGAAGTAA
- a CDS encoding PCMD domain-containing protein, which produces MIQKIVHRLVVTTFVAFISSLSLLAQHKVEMFPFGDMDQWVDRQIKESGIIGGNTKNVYEIAPTAVIQGDQVYKNMGGSPWGTSNVMAKVAGITKTNTSVFPEKRGEGYCARLDTRMESVKVLGLVNITVLAAGSIFTGTVHEPIKGTKNPQKMLQCGVPFTKKPVALQFDYKVKMSDRENRIRATGFSKITDVPGKDYPAAILFLQKRWEDANGNVYAKRIGTMVTYYYHSTDWKNNASYEIMYGDITGRPEYKAHMMRLQVTENYTVNSKGESVPIHEVAWGNEDDVPTHIYIQFTSSHGGAYIGSPGNSLWVDNVKLVY; this is translated from the coding sequence ATGATTCAGAAAATCGTTCATCGCCTGGTGGTGACAACTTTTGTCGCATTTATTTCTTCCTTGTCTTTGCTGGCACAGCATAAAGTGGAAATGTTTCCTTTTGGAGATATGGACCAATGGGTAGACCGGCAGATAAAGGAATCGGGAATTATCGGAGGAAATACGAAGAATGTGTATGAGATTGCACCGACGGCTGTAATTCAAGGAGATCAGGTTTATAAAAACATGGGTGGTTCACCGTGGGGTACTTCGAATGTAATGGCAAAGGTAGCGGGAATTACAAAAACAAATACGTCTGTTTTCCCGGAAAAAAGGGGAGAAGGGTATTGTGCACGTCTGGATACACGCATGGAAAGTGTGAAAGTGTTGGGGCTTGTTAATATCACTGTGTTGGCGGCAGGTTCTATTTTTACAGGGACGGTGCATGAACCTATTAAGGGTACTAAGAATCCGCAGAAGATGTTGCAATGTGGCGTGCCGTTTACTAAAAAACCGGTGGCACTTCAATTTGATTATAAAGTGAAGATGTCGGACAGGGAGAATCGTATCCGTGCTACCGGTTTCAGTAAGATTACGGATGTGCCCGGAAAAGATTATCCGGCAGCTATTCTGTTTTTGCAAAAACGTTGGGAAGATGCGAACGGAAATGTTTATGCCAAACGGATAGGGACTATGGTGACTTATTATTATCATTCTACCGACTGGAAAAATAATGCTTCGTATGAGATTATGTATGGTGATATTACAGGGCGCCCTGAATATAAAGCGCATATGATGCGATTACAAGTTACCGAAAACTATACGGTAAACAGTAAAGGGGAAAGCGTTCCTATTCATGAAGTTGCCTGGGGAAATGAAGATGATGTGCCTACACATATATATATACAGTTTACGTCCAGTCATGGAGGAGCTTATATCGGTTCGCCGGGTAATTCATTATGGGTTGATAATGTGAAACTGGTTTATTAG
- a CDS encoding OmpA family protein — translation MKKGLLFILLAAASVCLPAQEKENAAKSYTVETNRFGANWFISGGIGAQMYFGDNDGKADFGKRLAPALDIAVGKWFTPGIGLRLAYNGLQAKGAAPSADARYAKGGTYSNGYYKQKWNMANFHGDVLFNLSNMLCGYNEDRIYSFIPYVGAGLAVSWSEPREKNLGINAGLINRFRLSPALDLNVELRGLLMKNAFGGASKEGMGGVTVGVTYKFKKRGWNAVPTVPMVPESQLNDMRDRVNALKGENESLKRDLVEARNKKPEVIVKKEGGFVPRLVVVFNIGKSNISKREYMNIEAMAKGIKANPDKTFTVTGYADKGTGSAEYNMKLSKKRAEAVRDLMVNEFGVPASQLKVDYKGGVGNMFYDDAKLSRVAIVEE, via the coding sequence ATGAAAAAGGGTTTATTGTTTATTTTATTGGCAGCGGCCTCTGTATGTCTGCCTGCTCAGGAAAAAGAAAATGCAGCGAAGAGCTATACCGTAGAAACAAATCGCTTCGGTGCTAACTGGTTTATTAGTGGTGGTATTGGCGCACAAATGTATTTTGGCGACAATGACGGTAAAGCTGATTTCGGAAAACGTCTTGCTCCGGCACTTGATATTGCCGTAGGTAAGTGGTTTACTCCGGGAATCGGATTGCGTCTTGCATACAATGGTCTTCAAGCTAAGGGGGCAGCTCCTTCTGCTGACGCTAGGTATGCAAAAGGTGGTACATATTCTAACGGATATTACAAACAGAAATGGAATATGGCTAATTTCCATGGTGATGTTCTGTTCAACCTTTCTAACATGTTGTGCGGATACAATGAAGATCGTATTTATTCATTTATTCCTTATGTAGGAGCTGGTTTGGCTGTGTCATGGTCAGAACCTCGTGAGAAGAATTTGGGTATAAATGCCGGTTTGATCAACCGTTTCCGCTTGTCTCCTGCTTTAGACCTTAATGTAGAATTGCGTGGCCTTTTGATGAAAAATGCATTTGGTGGCGCTAGCAAAGAAGGAATGGGTGGCGTGACAGTAGGTGTTACTTATAAGTTCAAGAAACGCGGCTGGAATGCTGTTCCTACTGTACCAATGGTTCCGGAAAGCCAGTTGAATGACATGAGAGACAGAGTAAATGCTTTGAAAGGTGAAAACGAATCTCTGAAACGTGACTTGGTTGAAGCACGTAACAAGAAACCGGAAGTTATCGTTAAGAAAGAAGGCGGATTTGTTCCACGTCTTGTTGTTGTATTCAACATCGGAAAGAGCAATATCAGCAAGAGAGAATACATGAATATCGAAGCTATGGCTAAGGGTATCAAGGCTAATCCTGACAAGACATTTACTGTAACAGGATATGCTGACAAGGGTACTGGTTCTGCTGAATACAACATGAAGTTGAGTAAGAAGAGAGCTGAAGCTGTTCGCGACCTGATGGTTAACGAATTCGGAGTTCCTGCTTCTCAGTTGAAGGTTGACTACAAGGGTGGCGTAGGCAATATGTTCTATGATGACGCTAAACTGAGCCGTGTAGCTATTGTTGAAGAATAA
- the def gene encoding peptide deformylase: MILPIYVYGQPVLRKVAEDITPDYPNLKELIANMFETMVHADGVGLAAPQIGLPIRVVTITLDPLSEDYPEFKGFNKAYINPHILEIGGEEVSMEEGCLSLPGIHETVKRGNKIRVKYMDEDFVEHEEEVEGYLARVMQHEFDHLDGKMFIDHISALRKQMIKGKLNTMLKGKARSSYKMKQVK; this comes from the coding sequence ATGATTTTACCTATTTATGTATATGGCCAGCCTGTATTGAGAAAGGTGGCAGAGGACATTACCCCGGATTATCCGAATCTGAAAGAATTGATAGCGAACATGTTTGAAACAATGGTGCATGCCGATGGCGTAGGATTGGCTGCTCCGCAGATCGGTTTGCCCATTCGTGTGGTTACGATTACATTGGACCCTCTTTCAGAAGATTATCCGGAATTTAAAGGTTTTAATAAAGCTTATATTAATCCTCATATTTTGGAAATAGGAGGTGAGGAAGTGAGTATGGAAGAAGGTTGCCTGAGTCTTCCCGGTATTCATGAGACCGTGAAAAGAGGAAATAAAATTCGTGTGAAATATATGGACGAGGATTTTGTGGAGCATGAAGAAGAAGTGGAAGGTTATCTGGCACGTGTGATGCAACATGAATTCGACCATTTGGACGGTAAAATGTTTATCGACCATATCTCTGCACTTCGTAAACAAATGATAAAAGGTAAATTGAATACGATGTTGAAAGGGAAAGCACGTAGTTCCTATAAGATGAAACAGGTGAAATAA
- the cysN gene encoding sulfate adenylyltransferase subunit CysN: MADNKLDIKAFLDKDEQKDLLRLLTAGSVDDGKSTLIGRLLFDSKKLYEDQLDALERDSKRVGNAGEHIDYALLLDGLKAEREQGITIDVAYRYFSTNGRKFIIADTPGHEQYTRNMITGGSTANLAIILVDARTGVITQTRRHTFLVSLLGIKHVVLAVNKMDLVDFSEERFNEIVAEYKKFVSPLGIPDVNCIPLSALDGDNVVDKSERTPWYKGTSLLDFLETVHIDNDHNLEDFRFPVQYVLRPNLDFRGFCGKVASGIVRKGDTVMALPSGKTSKVKSIVTYDGELDYAFPPQSVTLTLEDEIDVSRGEMLVHPDNLPIVDRNFEAMLVWMDEEPMDINKSFFIKQTTNLSRTRIDTIKYKVDVNTMEHLSPDNGQLTKETLPLQLNQIACVVLTTAKELFFDPYKKNKSCGSFILIDPITNNTSAVGMIIDRVEMKDMSNTDDIPVLDLSKLGIAPEHYEAVEKAVKELERQGFAVKIIK, encoded by the coding sequence ATGGCAGATAATAAATTAGATATAAAGGCTTTTCTGGATAAAGATGAACAGAAAGACTTGCTGAGGCTGTTGACAGCCGGTTCGGTGGATGATGGAAAATCGACATTGATCGGTCGCTTGCTGTTTGACAGCAAGAAATTGTATGAGGACCAGTTGGATGCGCTGGAACGCGACAGTAAACGTGTAGGAAATGCAGGTGAGCATATCGACTATGCATTGCTGCTCGATGGATTGAAGGCTGAACGCGAACAAGGTATTACAATTGATGTGGCTTATCGCTACTTCTCCACCAATGGACGTAAATTTATCATTGCGGACACTCCGGGACATGAGCAGTACACCCGTAATATGATTACCGGCGGCTCTACGGCAAATCTGGCAATTATTCTGGTGGATGCACGCACAGGAGTGATTACACAGACTCGCCGCCATACTTTCCTGGTGTCTTTACTGGGTATCAAACATGTGGTATTGGCGGTCAATAAAATGGACTTGGTGGATTTTTCGGAAGAGCGTTTCAATGAGATTGTTGCGGAGTATAAGAAATTTGTATCTCCACTGGGAATCCCTGATGTAAACTGTATTCCGCTTTCCGCATTGGACGGTGATAATGTAGTGGATAAGTCGGAGCGTACTCCGTGGTACAAGGGGACTTCTTTACTTGATTTCCTTGAAACTGTTCATATTGACAATGACCATAATTTGGAGGATTTTCGTTTCCCGGTGCAGTATGTGCTGCGTCCGAATTTGGATTTTAGAGGTTTTTGTGGTAAGGTGGCTTCGGGTATTGTTCGTAAGGGGGATACAGTAATGGCGTTGCCTTCAGGAAAGACGTCCAAAGTGAAGAGTATCGTGACTTATGACGGTGAGTTGGACTATGCTTTCCCTCCACAGTCGGTTACACTGACACTGGAAGATGAAATTGATGTATCCCGTGGTGAAATGCTGGTACATCCCGATAACTTGCCGATTGTTGACCGTAACTTTGAAGCAATGTTGGTATGGATGGATGAGGAGCCAATGGATATAAATAAATCGTTCTTTATCAAACAGACAACAAATCTGAGTCGTACGCGCATTGATACGATTAAGTATAAGGTGGATGTGAACACAATGGAACATCTGTCGCCGGACAATGGACAGTTGACAAAAGAGACTCTGCCTTTGCAATTGAATCAGATTGCCTGCGTGGTGCTGACAACCGCGAAAGAGTTATTCTTTGATCCTTATAAGAAGAATAAATCATGTGGCTCATTTATCCTGATCGACCCGATTACCAACAATACTTCTGCGGTAGGTATGATTATCGATCGGGTGGAAATGAAGGATATGAGCAATACGGATGATATTCCTGTATTGGATCTGTCGAAGTTGGGAATCGCCCCCGAACATTATGAAGCAGTAGAAAAGGCGGTGAAAGAACTGGAACGCCAGGGTTTTGCCGTGAAAATAATAAAATAA
- the thrS gene encoding threonine--tRNA ligase → MIKITFPDGSVREYNEGVNGLQIAESISSRLAQDVLACGVNGETYDLGRPINEDADFVLYKWDDEEGKHAFWHTSAHLLAEALQELYPGIQFGIGPAIENGFYYDVDPGEAVIKESDLPAIEAKMLELSAKKEAVVRKSIAKTDALKMFGDRGETYKCELISELEDGHITTYTQGAFTDLCRGPHLMTTAPIKAIKLTSVAGAYWRGHEDRKMLTRIYGITFPKKKMLDEYLALLEEAKKRDHRKIGKEMQLFMFSETVGKGLPMWLPKGTALRLRLQDFLRRIQTRYDYQEVITPPIGNKLLYVTSGHYAKYGKDAFQPIHTPEEGEEYFLKPMNCPHHCEIYKNFPRSYKDLPLRIAEFGTVCRYEQSGELHGLTRVRSFTQDDAHIFCRPDQVKDEFLRVMDIISIVFRSMNFQNFEAQISLRDKVNREKYIGSDDNWEKAEQAIIEACEEKGLPAKIEYGEAAFYGPKLDFMVKDAIGRRWQLGTIQVDYNLPERFELEYMGSDNQKHRPVMIHRAPFGSMERFVAVLIEHTAGKFPLWLTPEQVVILPISEKFNDYAEQVKMYLKTHEIRAIVDDRNEKIGRKIRDNEMKRIPYMLIVGEKEAENGEVSVRRQGEGDKGTMKFEEFAKILNEEVQNMINKW, encoded by the coding sequence ATGATAAAGATAACATTTCCCGATGGCTCTGTTCGTGAGTACAACGAAGGAGTAAACGGTTTACAGATTGCTGAAAGTATCAGCTCGCGCTTGGCACAGGATGTACTGGCATGTGGCGTGAACGGCGAGACTTATGATTTAGGACGTCCTATTAATGAAGATGCTGATTTTGTACTTTATAAATGGGATGATGAAGAAGGTAAACATGCATTCTGGCACACAAGTGCTCACTTGTTGGCCGAAGCATTACAGGAACTTTATCCGGGCATCCAGTTCGGTATCGGACCGGCTATCGAAAATGGATTCTACTATGATGTGGATCCGGGAGAAGCGGTGATTAAGGAAAGCGATCTTCCTGCTATTGAAGCTAAAATGTTAGAACTGTCTGCAAAGAAAGAGGCGGTTGTTAGAAAAAGCATTGCAAAAACGGATGCTTTGAAAATGTTTGGCGACCGTGGCGAAACATATAAATGTGAATTGATTTCCGAATTGGAAGACGGTCATATCACTACTTATACACAAGGTGCATTTACTGACCTTTGCCGTGGCCCTCACTTGATGACGACTGCTCCGATTAAGGCTATCAAGTTGACTTCGGTAGCGGGTGCTTATTGGCGTGGACATGAAGACCGTAAGATGCTAACTCGTATTTATGGCATCACATTCCCGAAAAAGAAAATGCTGGATGAGTATCTGGCATTACTGGAAGAAGCCAAGAAACGCGACCACCGTAAGATTGGTAAGGAAATGCAATTGTTCATGTTCTCTGAAACGGTAGGTAAGGGGCTCCCGATGTGGCTCCCGAAGGGTACTGCATTGCGTTTGCGTCTGCAAGATTTCTTACGTCGCATTCAGACTCGTTATGACTATCAGGAAGTAATAACTCCACCGATTGGTAATAAGCTATTGTATGTGACATCCGGCCACTATGCTAAATATGGTAAGGATGCATTCCAGCCTATCCATACTCCGGAAGAAGGTGAGGAATATTTCCTGAAACCGATGAACTGCCCGCATCACTGCGAGATTTATAAGAACTTCCCGCGCTCTTACAAGGATCTTCCGTTGCGTATTGCTGAATTTGGTACTGTTTGCCGTTATGAGCAGAGTGGTGAGTTGCATGGATTGACTCGTGTGCGTAGTTTTACACAGGATGATGCGCATATTTTCTGCCGTCCGGACCAGGTGAAAGATGAATTCCTCCGTGTGATGGATATTATCTCTATTGTATTCCGTTCTATGAACTTCCAGAATTTTGAAGCTCAGATATCACTGCGTGATAAAGTGAACCGTGAGAAATATATCGGTAGCGATGATAATTGGGAGAAGGCGGAACAAGCTATTATTGAAGCTTGTGAAGAAAAAGGATTACCTGCCAAGATTGAATATGGTGAAGCTGCTTTCTATGGCCCTAAGCTCGACTTTATGGTAAAAGATGCGATTGGGCGTCGTTGGCAGTTAGGGACTATTCAGGTAGATTATAACTTGCCGGAACGCTTCGAACTGGAATATATGGGTTCTGATAACCAGAAGCACCGTCCGGTTATGATTCATCGCGCTCCGTTTGGCTCTATGGAACGTTTCGTTGCTGTATTGATTGAGCATACTGCCGGTAAGTTCCCGTTGTGGCTGACTCCTGAACAGGTAGTTATTCTGCCGATTAGTGAAAAGTTCAACGATTATGCAGAGCAGGTAAAGATGTATTTGAAAACACACGAGATTCGCGCGATTGTAGATGATCGTAATGAGAAAATCGGGCGTAAGATCCGTGATAATGAGATGAAACGCATCCCTTATATGCTGATTGTAGGCGAAAAAGAAGCAGAAAACGGAGAAGTTTCTGTTCGTAGACAGGGCGAAGGTGACAAGGGAACCATGAAATTTGAAGAATTTGCTAAAATTTTGAACGAAGAAGTTCAGAATATGATAAATAAATGGTAA
- the infC gene encoding translation initiation factor IF-3 → MKNDTLKGQYRINEQIRAKEVRIVGDDIEPKVYPIFQALKLAEEKELDLVEISPNAQPPVCRVIDYSKFLYQLKKRQKEQKAKQVKVNVKEIRFGPQTDDHDYNFKLKHAKGFLEDGDKVKAYVFFKGRSILFKEQGEVLLLRFANDLEDYAKVDQMPVLEGKRMTIQLSPKKKEAPKKPVVAKPAAPAQKAEMPKTDAE, encoded by the coding sequence ATGAAGAATGACACTCTAAAAGGGCAATACAGAATCAACGAACAGATTCGTGCCAAAGAAGTCCGCATTGTGGGCGACGATATTGAACCAAAAGTATATCCTATCTTTCAGGCCTTGAAACTGGCTGAAGAGAAAGAGTTGGATTTAGTGGAAATTTCTCCTAATGCTCAACCCCCTGTTTGTCGTGTTATTGATTATTCTAAATTTCTTTATCAGTTAAAGAAACGTCAGAAGGAACAGAAAGCGAAGCAGGTGAAGGTCAATGTAAAGGAAATCCGTTTCGGACCTCAGACAGATGACCATGATTATAACTTCAAGTTGAAGCATGCCAAGGGATTTTTGGAAGACGGAGATAAGGTAAAAGCATACGTGTTCTTTAAGGGCCGTTCTATTCTTTTTAAGGAACAAGGTGAAGTTTTGCTACTTCGTTTTGCCAATGACTTGGAAGATTATGCGAAAGTAGATCAAATGCCGGTACTCGAAGGAAAGCGTATGACTATTCAGCTTTCACCGAAAAAGAAAGAAGCTCCGAAAAAGCCTGTTGTTGCGAAACCTGCTGCTCCTGCACAGAAAGCGGAAATGCCGAAAACGGACGCGGAATAA